In a single window of the Rhinolophus ferrumequinum isolate MPI-CBG mRhiFer1 chromosome 21, mRhiFer1_v1.p, whole genome shotgun sequence genome:
- the LOC117014058 gene encoding C-C motif chemokine 4-like, producing the protein MKLCVTVLSLLVLVAAFCSPVLSAPKDPDPPTACCFAYTLRKLPRKIVTDYYETSNLCSQPAVVFQTKQGKQICANPSEPWVQQYMEDLDLN; encoded by the exons ATGAAGCTCTGCGTGACTGTCCTCTCTCTCCTTGTGCTAGTGGCTGCCTTCTGCTCTCCAGTGCTCTCAGCACCAA AGGACCCAGACCCTCCCACTGCATGCTGCTTCGCTTACACCCTGCGAAAACTTCCTCGCAAAATTGTGACGGATTACTATGAGACCAGCAACCTCTGCTCCCAGCCAGCTGTGGT ATTCCAGACCAAACAGGGAAAACAAATCTGTGCCAACCCCAGCGAACCCTGGGTCCAGCAGTACATGGAAGACCTGGATCTGAACTGA